In Planctomycetota bacterium, the genomic window CCCTTCCGTCAACCAGCTCTTGCTTGCCAAGAGTTTCGGGCATTCGGGCGAACTCTTCAGCCGTTAGCGGACGACCAAAGTCGATCACCCTCGCCGCCTGCGGAATGACCGCACGTCTCACAGGCTTCGCAGCAAGCTGCACATCCCTCTCGGCATCCGCAGCGAGTGGTGGTGTCGCGAGGACCGTCATGACGCCGATTGTACTCAACCCCCGGTCTCAAGAACGGCCAGGAACGCTTCCTGGGGGATGTCCACGCTGCCGACGCGTTTCATGCGGGCTTTGCCCTTCTTCTGCTTTTCGAGCAGCTTGCGTTTGCGGGTGACGTCGCCGCCGTAGCACTTGGCGGTGACGTTTTTGCCCATCGACTTGATGGTCTCGCGGGCGATGACCTTTCCGCCGATGGCCGCCTGGAGCGGGATTTCGAAGAGGTGACGGTCGATCTTGTCCTTGAGCTTCGTCAGGATCTGCCGGCTGCGGACCTCGGCCGTGCTGCGGTGCAGGATCATCGAAAGCGCGTCGACCCGGCTGCCATTGACCAGCACGTCGACGCGGGCGAGGTTCGCCGCCTCGAAGCCGCGAAGCTCGTAGTCCATCGTGCCGTAGCCCTTGGTGCTGCTCTTGAGCTTGTCGTAGAAGTCGTAGATGACTTCCGCCAGAGGGATGTCGTAGGTGATGATGACTCGCTGGCCCTCGTCGCGGCCGATGTATTCGGTCTTCTTGTACGTCCCGCGGCGCTCCTCACACAGCGTCATGATCGCGCCGACGTGGTCCTGCGGGACCATGACGTTCATGCGGATGATCGGCTCGCGAATCTCGCGAAGGTGCGACGGATCGGGCAGCTGGCTCGGGGCGTCGATCTTGTAAACCTCGCCGTCCGACTTCTCGACCTCGTAGGTGACTGTCGGGGCGGTCTGGACGACCTCGATCTCGAACTCGCGTTCCAGGCGTTCCTGCACGATCTCCATGTGCAGGAGGCCCAGGAAGCCGCAACGGAAGCCGAAGCCCAGCGCGTCGCTGCTCTCCGGGGCGAACGTGAACGACGAGTCGTTCAGGCTCAGCCGATCGACGGCGTCGCGGAGGTCTTCGTACTGCGTGCTGCCGCCCGGGTAGAAGTCGCAGAAGACCATCTGCTGGACCTTCTCGTAACCCGGCAGTGGTCTAGGCGCGGGATTCGTCGCGTCGGTGAGCGTGTCGCCGACGCGGACGTCGTGGATGTCCTTGATGGTCGCGACGACGTAGCCGACCTCGCCTGGCCCGATGCGGTCGACGC contains:
- the lepA gene encoding translation elongation factor 4, with protein sequence ALLVVDSTQGVQAQTVANAYAALEQDLEIIPVINKIDLPSSQPELVAEEIEQILGFPAEDAIFVSAKSGVGIDELISALCDKLPPPNGEAAGTTRGLIFDSHYDDYRGVVIYVRMVDGAIEKGDKIKLMGTGREYPITELGKFTPKATRVDRIGPGEVGYVVATIKDIHDVRVGDTLTDATNPAPRPLPGYEKVQQMVFCDFYPGGSTQYEDLRDAVDRLSLNDSSFTFAPESSDALGFGFRCGFLGLLHMEIVQERLEREFEIEVVQTAPTVTYEVEKSDGEVYKIDAPSQLPDPSHLREIREPIIRMNVMVPQDHVGAIMTLCEERRGTYKKTEYIGRDEGQRVIITYDIPLAEVIYDFYDKLKSSTKGYGTMDYELRGFEAANLARVDVLVNGSRVDALSMILHRSTAEVRSRQILTKLKDKIDRHLFEIPLQAAIGGKVIARETIKSMGKNVTAKCYGGDVTRKRKLLEKQKKGKARMKRVGSVDIPQEAFLAVLETGG